The Vicia villosa cultivar HV-30 ecotype Madison, WI unplaced genomic scaffold, Vvil1.0 ctg.000041F_1_1_1, whole genome shotgun sequence nucleotide sequence ACATGTTAAAAAGCATATACCTGCAAGTTTTCCATATATATGGAATCCCTGTTACATTGGCATGAAGTGCCTTCTGAACATCTGGACgattgaaatacaaatcagaataCCTTTCAGTACACGGATCATATGCTCTTGACATCCATGGCTGTTTCGTTTTAGAAGATCAAAATGAATTAAGCACAATTTGAATGTATGCATTCGCAATAGATAAACCAATTCAATGGGTTGATAGCGTATAGAGGCTTACATAACGACCCTTCAAGCTGCGTTTAAGCGACGCCGTATTGTTACAAGGCGGTGTATAAATGCTATATGGATCAATGTTTCCTTGCTCAGCAACTGCGAGTCTAAGAGCCTGCATACATTGCACGGATGGATGCTGAGACGATCCAAAGTCACATGCAACTCTTAGAATTTTATATGTGGAATCGGAAATCAAACCATGTGTCCACCAGTACTCAAATGTTCCGATATAATCATGATAATCGTCAGTAACACCATTTCCAACCTGTGCCAACAATCATAGAATTGTGTTAAGCATTTACTATAAAGTTTTCTTCTTAAACCGAAACATGAGATCCTAACAATCTTACCATAATTCCcttaaaattcataactggatTATTGATTCCCTTATTTCTCTGGTAAACAAGTTGAGCCAATTGAGGAACATAATGACCTGAAAATCATATAACTTTTAACAAATTGAATAATTCTTCATGGTACAACGCACCAAAGTCGAAAACCGAGGAATCAATTATCAAACATAGATTCACCTGCATAACTTTCTCCAGCAATGTAGAAATCTCTATGTTTATACTGAGGAAATCTTTCAAACCAATTTACAAGAAAAATATATGCATCCTCAGCTGCAAAGTCAAAACAAAACCAGATCCCAAATCATTACAAACTTATACATCACAGACACGACACTTATACACATAGTCATATTCAATTGTTGCATTATCTCAAATTTTATTAGCGTCTATATGTCGATTCCAATGTCTATGTCAGTGTCGGTGCTACGTAATTACAAACTAAATTACCTGTTTTCTTGTCACCAAATGTGTACAGATCTGCTGTTTTATTACAATAAGAAAAACCAACACCGGCGGGAGAATCAAGAAACAGTATATTTGCCACTGCAACATACAAATTAAGAAATAGGCATAAATATTGGGAAAAGCGAATCGAAACGACAAGGGTTGAATCTCGAAAATTTGACTTACATTTGTTCCAAGCATAAGGATTCAAGTAAAGTGATTTGCCATCAGACTTAATATGAAAAGGGCCAATCTCCTCAGAAGCACCATAAGCAATAGAAGAACAACCAGGACCACCATTAAGCCACAAAACCAGTGGCCTTGAATTGGGTCCACGGCTCAGTGGTGCTTCAGTCAACCAGTAAAACAGTGCTCTTCCATTCTGTTCATTCACAGTCACATAACCTGAATACTGTTCAAATCCAACATTCCCTGGTTGCCCTGGTAACCAACCTATCTTATCTCTCTTCTGATCTTCAATAGAAGAAGCCAAAGAATTTTCAATGGATAGAAACAAAACAAAGAATATGGCATAATAAAAACAACCCATTATTCTATCAATCAATCAAACCAAAAATGAGAGAACCAATGGAATCAAAGACCAAATCTAGGAACACACATCCCAATAGAGCTTTTTTCACATAAAACTAAAAGATCTAAACTTCAATCTAATCTAAACAAATGCCAGGTGAAAGAAAGTAAGAGGGTTAAGAGgggtaagagagagagagagtgaggaaAGAAGAGACATAAAAGTATGGTATATATAAACAAGAACAAGTACAAAAATAATGTTTGTAATAATGAGTTGTTACCAAAGTAGCAACAACCATGCATTTGGTCTTAGAAATCAATAATGAATGGTTTGAATTTTCTTTGCTGTTTGTAGACTCATTGTTGCATGTTATGCATTGTATGTTATCTTGATAGTTGGGTGGAGCACATGGGATTTCTCAAAATTTCCGTCTTTGTTGTGGCTAAGAtggattttttttcaatttttggaGTGTATAATAATGTTAGAAACATCATTATTGAGGTTTTGAATTGTGATTGTGTCATCGTCAAGGTCAATGCTAGTTTATGCAATTGTTGTAACACTTTTAATGTTACTAATTTTTATTTACAATTCATGTATGAAAGTTACACAAGCATCTCTTTAACTAATTAGATATTTTTTTTGGTCTaactaattagatttttttttttggtctaACTAATTAGATTTCtagttatataatttatttatttaattgatataagCTCAATCATAAATTAATGTGAGATGACATATTTCTATGATAATGAAAGGGGATGACTCTAATTGATCACCACTTATCTGAACTTATATTGTGTAAGATTAATTTGCAGATATTATGAATTATTTATTGTGGGTATAGTGATTATATGGAATTTATTTacctttgttaaaaaaaataaatgcatTTTATTTTACAATCTATTTTGAGATCATGTCTTTCGGTTGATTGACTTTTGTTATGAGGACAGTTTTTTAAAATTCGGACATATTTGGTCAATCGGATCGATTAGACCGTAAATAAAAGATATGGCAGAATAAAAAGTTCAAAAGACCAAATATACAATTGATCCGGTTAAAATCGATATGACACATTTAATTCACCTGTCAAACCAACAAACCAGAGAGTTTGCTTGGGTCGCGGGGTTGTCTTGTTTTTTACTAACACATTTTAGAGGAAgtacaaaaatttcaaaattgaaaCAAAATCCCCACCTTTTTATctcaaattaaattatgaaactttcataatttaaaaaatatatctcttCCAAAACTATCCTTACATTAATTACTTACTATTGTTATGGGTTAGCAATGTAGTTAAGGGTACATGCGCAATTGTGTTATTTCTCCAACatgaaatcaaaaaaaaaataaatacactTAACTATCTTTCTTAATAAGCGTGAAAATTGTCTTTTTTGCTTATAAATCAAATCGGAGTAGTTGTATCAATTTTTTCattcaaattaatttttcatgTATACTGCTTTGGATCGCCCACATGGTCCAAAAAGTTCAGAAGTCCAATGGTGGTGAAAGGCGACGTTCAGTGTAGAACACGAGGACTCGTTTTTTTTCACCAAGCAGGTAAACTCTCCCACGAATCATATTTTAGCCGTCCAGATCGATCTGACGATTGACTGCACCTCACGCTCTCTCACACTCGTTTAATTGGTAACCAATTATCCTATTTAAATAGGAGATCGTGCCATTTCTCAGGTATTCAAATCCTTTCTCATTCAAACTCCATTTCTCACTCTCTTTGTGACTTGAGTGTTGGAGTGCTAGTCTTGTAGGTTTGTCTCCTCTCCACCGCATCAGAATCCTTGATCCACCGCAACAGTGAATTCACCCTGTCTAATCATCAACAAGTTCTAGAGTGGAACATTTGTGTCGTCTATGGGAATCGACTTCTGATTCCTACAATTACCACGATCTAACATTTCTTGATTCAACACAATTGCTTCCTATAGAAATACATGTCACGTTTGATCAAAGTGTGGATCTCCATCTCTTAATCAAGCCCATCAAATTAAACGTCTAACTTTTTCTGTCTGACTCGTCAAACATTGGCAGCTTCCAAAGCTACTTGTTCTACCGTCGAACGACAAGCTATTGCAGTCACGGAATTGGCTAGGAATCCTCTTCCTCCTCCTTAAGGGACAGAAGATCAAGTCTTAATAACTCCTTATTTTGTTCCTCTGTCGCATAATTTTATCCAACCAAGGTCAAATCAATGGGTGTCTCGACTTCCTTTGTTCCTCATATCTATGTCCTTGTTCTACCTAGGAGAATTTTCATTCCGGCCTATACCACCATCGAACAATGTTTGGAGAAGAAGCGATCCCCATTTTTCTGCTCTTACAGACTCATCTTGGCCTACAAGGAGCCAATGAACTATCGAACAGCGTGTAACAGATGGTTCAATAGTATAACTCTCAAGCCTTAGTGGAAAGGTTGGCTTAAATTGAAGACAACTTACACAACACCAGTCAGAGGAATAACAATGTTCAAGAGGAAGTTTCACACAAAACTACCATCCTTAAGATGAGTAAAGACCCAAAAAATGTCCAAAAATCTCCAAGCATTCGTCGGCACAAGCACGGTTGGAATATATGTGCTTCCAAGTATAGTCAAGAAGTGATCCAAGATGGAAGCCCCCTACAATTCCTTGAGACACCTAATGCCCGAGCCCCCACAATTCTTAGTTTTACATACTTCCTCCTAAATCATCAACGAAATCCCCCCTATCCTTCCCTTCATACCACAAAAAATCCCTTCATATTCTAATCAATTTCTTCAATACGAACTTTGGTATTTTGTAGAAAGATAAGAAGTATATGGGGATTGCATTGAGCACATAGTTGATAAGAGTGATTATACTACCAATAGATAAGAAACGAATTTTCCACTATGACAATGTACTTGTCACTTTATTCACAATAGTGTTCCATACATGTTGGTGTCTATGATTACATCCAACTGGAATGCCCAAAACATTAAATGGGATATTACCTTGTTGGCACCAAAGGAATGTGGAGGTTGCCTGCAAAAAGACTCTTCAACATGTAGTCCAATCAAGCTACTCTTGGACGGATTGATGTACAGACCTGAAACTAATTCAAAACTCCACAATAAAGCTTTTATGCACCATAAGTTACTCCCAAAATCTTCCCCAATTATTACCGTATCATTTGCAAATTGTAAATATTAGAATACAAAATCACCCTTCACTTTAAAACCTTTGAATGCCCAACACTCCACCGCTTTTGAAATCATCTTCGCGAGTCCTTTGGCAACTAAAAAGAATAAGAATGGGGATAGAGGATCTCTCTGTCTAAGACCTTTCTGTGATGCAAAATCTTTTATGGGAATCCCGTTAACTAAAACGGATAGTGGCAAATGAAAGCATCTATACATTACAGCCACTTATCATCAAAGCCACATCTCCTTAGAACATACTTAAGGAATCCCTAATTTACATTGTCATAGGCCTTCTCAAaatttactttcaacattaagCAATTCCTCCTTTCTCTACTTGCAATGTCCATGATCTCATTCAGAACCACAATATCGTCTTGGATTTGTCTGTCCGATTTACCTATCTTCTTCAACATGTTTGCCAGTATCTTTGCCATGATTTTGTACAAGCTACCCACCAAACTTATGGGCTTGTATTCTCCAAGCAATTGTGGGTTATCTACTTTAGAAATAAGTGCTATAAGGgaagcatatattgccttaggtAGATTAGCTTTCTTATGGAACTCCTTAATGAGATTATAGATATCCATTGAAAAGGAACTCCAGCATTTTCTAATAAAGTTGAAATTGAAACCATCCAGTTCGGGGCACTTGTCTCCATCACAATCCCTCCCAGCTTCTTCTAATTAAAACACCTCTGCCAATGTTAATTGATTAAACAAAATACATTCCAATAGAGGACGAACCAAAGTCGACTCTTTAAACTTTGCTTTGAAGAAATTGTTCATCTCTTCCTTTACACCTGCCACACTTTATATTCTGCCTATTAAGAAATTGACTCCCACTAGTGAGTTTCTCCTCATTCTAGCCTTCAAAGAAGTGTGAACAAAAATGGTGTTGAAATCCCCTTCTTTCAACCAAGTCATCCTAAATTTTTGCTTCAACATGCTCTCCATGAGGTGTAAATTTCTCCAAAATGAAGTCGAAGTTTCCTTTCGTTTTCCAGCCAACATATCCACCACTGCCGAGTCTGAGCACATGAGTTCATCACAAGAATTGATTTCATCCAATGCATTCACTATCTTCAAGTCCATCCATCTGAAAACCTTTTTGTTCCACCATCTTAACCTCTCTTTGATTATTCTAAATTTTTCTTTTATGATGAAAGAGGATGACCTTTTGACTTCGATCAGTTTCCACTCTTTATTAACGAAATCCACGAAGCGCGGATGTTCCAACTAACAATTCAAAGACCTAAAAGATTTTGGACCCCAGTTAAGAGAATTACAATTTAGCCATACCGGACTATGATCTGAAATATCTTTTGGACAAATTTTCTGGCTCACAACATCTATCAAACCAACAAAACCTTCAGATAACAGAAACCTGTCAATCCTAGTCTAACGCCTTCTCCCCACCTTTACACCAAGAGAACTTCCTTAAACCTGTTGGTAATCAACTTCATTAGCATACCTGATGTGTTGGTTCACGAAATCTTATtccacaattttttaaaataaaaaaaaaaaaactaaatggaCGATCTCTTTTTCATACTTACATgactaatatatataataatgtgattaatttaacttaacaaataattaacttaatttattattaagattgtagttattttaacaaaaaaaattaataatattttccatgtaaatttaataaattattcattcaattgaattaaccacgtacaaaatatgattaattggcctaaaaaataaaaatagttaattaaattcacaattaaaattttaactaactcaacaatataaaataattacttttttaatgtaaattaatttaatcatctcaattatattaataatcaTTTTTATGTGTAATTAAGTGTGTTCGGtcacatataaaaatatattcattAAACACTTTTCTAAATAAATAAGGCAGAGGTGGCGCTGAGTACGGGCTCGCGTGGCAGGAGctcagggccccataattttagggacgctaaattttttttccttacccatatatatatatatatatatatatatatatatatatatatattaaaagagaattttctattataaaaatacttgctggaattttaaaaaaataaaataatggttAACAAAATTATAAGGGCGCTACAAAGtcgaaattaataaaagaatgtaatttctcataaataaaatatagagtagaataaaatcaattaattcccctaaaataaaatcaattaatatctataattttagcaactaaagagtttaattgaggcattaaaattaaaacaatgatattaaatttttttatattattgatcccaaaattaagagtgaaaTACTACCTTAACTAGCAAAAACAAGATAAtgatcccaaaattaagagtgaagtCGAATTTTTAGCAACTCATGCAATTgtaaactttgaatttttagtagCTGTGAatatttggtttgaattgttaaTTGCTATTAATGAAATTAACAAAagtttgcaacaaaaaaaaaaacatgtgtaTTGATGTGGCTATAGAACTAGTAAAAAGTTTGATTaggtatttgaaaaaatatatagaatCTGAATTTGTAAATGATAAGGCTAATGCTAAAAAGATTGGGAATGAAATagagattgaatgtgtgtttattcaaaaacgtcaAATTAGTAGAAAACAACTCTGACAAAAATCCATCTCAACTCATATATCCGAATTTGAATCTGCTGAAGAATCTTTTCGAagtcatatttttgaaaaatagttGATTCTTTCATACGTACAAAAGAACAAAATAGTAGTAGTATCTACTCGTTAGGTTGTTTTCCTCATCAAAACGGTATGTTATATAGATCCATGCAAACCGGTGGGAAATTGAGTATAAATTTGTAATTCATAGGGCATGGCATGCTAAAACGTAAATGATGAGGTTTTTAGTGATCATTGATTAATGGtccaaaataaaaggaaaattttAAGAATATTCGTagtatttaatgttacatgattTCTTCAGAGAAGATATCACACACATTTTTCAAATTTGTTTGGTAGGACTTttgactattattttcaaccTGGTAGGCCACTGTGTTGGGAgggttttatttttatgtttgaaaAGATTGTAGACATAGTATTAAAACTTTATGACAACCATTGCAGAGAAAATGACAAGCATGAATAGTAAAATTGAATAAGGTTACTAATTAACTAGTGAATAGTTGTAAatagtgtttttggttgggttcTTCACCATAACAAGATTCAAAGTTGTTGTTCTCTTTTGCTTTAATGGAGGAAACATAGAATTGAAAACTAGCGGTAGCCAGCCATCTGGACCACAAGAAAAAGCTTCTGCATACTAGTAGTTCTTCAATCTGGCTTTctctttatcttttttttttttttttgatgatcAACATGTTTCTGCTTCAACTTCCTATGAGAGTTTATCACCACCGATTTAGTCCACTTCGGAGTCAGTTCTGACATCAGAGTTTATCACTACCGGTTTAGTCCACTTCGGGGTtagttctgacatcaagtggtttcagCCCTCTTCCAATCGCAATTACGGAGGATCGAACTGTAATTCCCTCTACCAAGTCTAACGTCAATCACTACTATggttctgtttggtaagacatgttttcgagcttatagcttatgtcttatgtcttataagctcatatgatactttagacccgtttggtaacgatcttttcatcacgagcttatagcttattttactaacttatagtttattttccagacgctatttcaaatagcgttttagcttatgtcttatagcttatttcttttcttttttttttatccttattcttttaaagaattgaaaaataaatatagacATTTTTTAAGTTAATAGATTAAAATGAATTTTGATGTTAACATACAAAATCAAAAAGCATTAAACCATAAAATTACGTCGTACAACAATTTTCAATAGGAAATTTCACTTATAGTattgattgaaaattttaaaattaatgtatGTTCTGCATAAATTTTGCTAAAATTCGCAGAAAATAAAGcagataaacaaaaaaaaaataataattaaaataatgaacGGAAGACATTATCCTCTAATTCAGTAATTAAcccataatattttaattttaaaaaataaaagtgtgaCAAATTGAGaattaagttttaaaatatagtaacatttaagaaataaactttaaaaaatgtGACCTCGTAGGTAAAAAATTcccaaataaaaaatatcataataaataCCCAACATAATTGTGAATGATATTTTTCTAATATTGACATAAACTATATAGCATTTTCTAGTAATTTTGCCTAGTTTAATTTGCAGAAATCTATCCAAAAAGAGGTTGCTCAACAGTACAAACTGAACAAGGCCTTGATGAAACCAAGGATATAAAAAACATTATGTTACCTCTTGCTTTTGACAGGTGTATGAAAAAGACAAATATAAGAAGATCCTACCTCATACAATTTGACAATcttgttttttctaatttttacTCCCACTCACAATGAGTGATACATCACACCATTTCACACGGATTAAAAAAAGTGTAAAAAAGTAAGAGAGAATATTGtttttactatagtacccttATCATGTATTGAGAATGATgaactttttattaattagagggtaaaattggaaaaagtctattggaaattgaaatgggtcACTCATTTTGGGACATCATATTATTCtaaatgggtcactcattgtgggacggagagAATACAATCTAATGTTTTCTATGAAATGTCCATCTTACGTTATGCAATGTTAGACTTTTTATGAATAATTGATCTTAGGAACTAGAAGAGCATCATTCCGACTGACTGTGATTTGATGGAGAATGAGCAATGTTACGACTAATTAATTAGGGAGTGGCTCTTACCCAAAATCTCATATATCACTCTTTTATCTTACTCACTCTCTTCATAGAAACATTTTCATACTCGGCCCTTAGAATTAATTTAGTGTTGAGAGAGCGAAATATTTAAGTAAGAGTTGTGCTTGTGTAACTACCAAATGAATTTGATCGATTTGTAATTGTAATTCAAGAGTATCATTCTCTTATaacattaatattattatacAGGTGttacaccccaaaatttgtcctcctACCTTTTTTTTAATTGACTTAGACTTTTCATCATATCATATGCATACATACATGTCATCGGCTATCTGATCACAGGATTAAGGTTCCATTCTTCAAAAAGATATAGCAGAAGTGACTATTCTGTCAAGTTGATACAGTGAATCAAGAATTCAAGTTTTGAGGTGCAGTACGGTCCGCATATTTTCTCAAGTTCTCTCATCAGGGACCAATCAAATCCCTGTTATAGCAAGTATTCTCGCATTCCGGTGTGCTTTACATCCAGAGTTTCCGATGTTTCGAGACAGTTCAAATGGAAAGTTCGTTCTTACGGTGCAAGTGCAAAATTCGCAACTCCCTACTGGAAGGTCATACGCTCTCAGTTTTCGCGTTACAGTGACTGTTTCGGTACTATCTACGTCTTTCGTGTTTGGCCCGGATGTCAATTCATTAAGGAAAGTGGCGGGAATTAATTGTTTCTGATATTTCAGTTTTACCGTTCCACTGTCTTTTTGaggtttgaaaattcataacttccatCCGCCAAGTCAGTTTGAGGCGAgccatgtaacacccttctaaacccgcgcgacaattattaaaataatcagagtaaaatatGAAAACAGGGGtacaattaaatttttaaaaccaAACATAAGTCATTTGTCACgctttattaggaacgattcaTCAAAAAAACAATCTCATGTTTATCACAACGGAATAGTATAACATCACCGATTCAAACCAATGAAAACATAATCCAAAACCAATAAAATAGAGTATAATGATTAAattctaaaactatcgttcccagtgttacaagaccagagcatgaccgacac carries:
- the LOC131622720 gene encoding serine carboxypeptidase-like 27; amino-acid sequence: MGCFYYAIFFVLFLSIENSLASSIEDQKRDKIGWLPGQPGNVGFEQYSGYVTVNEQNGRALFYWLTEAPLSRGPNSRPLVLWLNGGPGCSSIAYGASEEIGPFHIKSDGKSLYLNPYAWNKLANILFLDSPAGVGFSYCNKTADLYTFGDKKTAEDAYIFLVNWFERFPQYKHRDFYIAGESYAGHYVPQLAQLVYQRNKGINNPVMNFKGIMVGNGVTDDYHDYIGTFEYWWTHGLISDSTYKILRVACDFGSSQHPSVQCMQALRLAVAEQGNIDPYSIYTPPCNNTASLKRSLKGRYPWMSRAYDPCTERYSDLYFNRPDVQKALHANVTGIPYIWKTCSDIVGNYWTDSPLSMLPIYHELINASLRIWVFSGDTDSVVPLTATRYSIDALKLPTIVNWYPWYDSGKVSGWSQVYKGLTFVTVRGAGHEVPLHKPRQAFILFRSFLENKYMPSSS